The Bacteroidota bacterium genome has a segment encoding these proteins:
- a CDS encoding DUF58 domain-containing protein — translation METQPALRFIKPEVLSRISNMQLLAKTVVEGFLSGLHKSPYKGASVEFMSYRSYIHGDDPLHVDWKLYARTDRLYVKEYEDETNTSINLLVDVSPSMGFASSDVTKLDYAFYLAASLGYFMWMQQEAVGMTLFDDKIVQRIPARKASGHLLTVLQHMDRANLGEPTAMGKPLHQLAELQKKRGFVVLISDLLDDPEEIIDGIKHFRFAGNEVIVFHLFDLQEVEFGYGDMVEFEDLETGEKMLLDADTAKATYLQNLEAYRTRLYEQCAVLGADYHLVTTDQPLDFALFQFLAARSKRKK, via the coding sequence ATGGAAACGCAGCCGGCACTCAGATTTATTAAACCAGAGGTTCTCTCCAGAATCTCCAATATGCAGTTGCTGGCAAAAACTGTGGTGGAAGGTTTTTTGTCAGGCTTACACAAAAGCCCATACAAAGGAGCAAGCGTCGAATTCATGTCGTACCGCAGCTACATCCATGGTGATGATCCGCTACATGTCGATTGGAAGTTGTATGCCCGCACCGATCGGCTCTATGTAAAAGAGTACGAAGATGAAACCAACACGTCGATCAACCTGCTGGTAGACGTTAGCCCGTCGATGGGATTTGCCTCGAGCGACGTCACAAAATTAGACTATGCGTTTTATCTCGCAGCATCACTTGGGTATTTCATGTGGATGCAGCAGGAAGCTGTAGGTATGACGCTCTTTGATGACAAAATTGTGCAGCGTATTCCGGCACGCAAAGCTTCGGGCCATCTGCTGACGGTTTTGCAGCATATGGACCGTGCGAACCTGGGCGAACCCACAGCGATGGGAAAGCCGCTGCATCAACTCGCAGAATTGCAGAAAAAACGCGGATTTGTGGTGTTGATCTCTGATTTGCTCGACGATCCTGAAGAAATTATCGATGGGATAAAACACTTCAGGTTTGCCGGCAATGAAGTCATTGTCTTCCACCTGTTTGATTTACAGGAAGTCGAATTTGGCTATGGTGACATGGTTGAGTTTGAAGACCTGGAAACGGGGGAGAAAATGTTGCTTGATGCGGATACCGCCAAGGCAACCTATCTGCAAAATCTGGAAGCGTACCGGACGCGACTCTACGAGCAGTGTGCGGTCCTTGGTGCAGATTATCACCTGGTGACCACTGATCAACCGCTGGACTTTGCGTTGTTTCAGTTCCTGGCTGCCCGATCTAAGCGCAAGAAATAA
- a CDS encoding BatA and WFA domain-containing protein, protein MSFLSPIFLFALATALLPVLYHLVRRVQAKKVQFSSLMFLKMTPKEVVRQRRIQHWLLMALRCCLLGLLALAFARPFVPAENIPFVSQRENRSVVLLVDNSYSMQYDNRFEEARRAVRGKLAEAAGEDEFSIIQFAAQTQQLTPLSSDIVLHENVVDNVLATGYQTTDFYQPLRLAEEVLSEARHQMRHIVLISDLQLGGWKGAFENWKLDPDISFEVVDLRAQAPSNLYVEDFNISEKRSAAGLIHRFDTRLGSTGDAASSPATVELAIDGAEVDASELPAAASRRSSFQYSAPREGVFQGQVSLPGDALPADDSRYFTFNVEGRPSLLGLGSNRRNAGHAVYYLDRAFNQGDQAIYNFNTQASGNVTRAQLRDISAVFISSGNPLEREINTLKAYVEGGGSLIVSFGEQATVAAFSRLLQALELGSV, encoded by the coding sequence TTGTCTTTCTTAAGCCCCATATTTCTGTTTGCCCTTGCTACTGCGCTGCTTCCAGTGCTGTATCACCTGGTGCGTCGCGTCCAGGCCAAGAAGGTGCAATTCAGTTCCTTGATGTTTTTGAAGATGACACCCAAAGAAGTGGTACGGCAGCGCCGCATTCAGCACTGGTTGCTGATGGCCCTGCGGTGTTGCTTGCTGGGTCTGTTGGCGCTGGCTTTTGCTCGCCCGTTTGTGCCGGCTGAAAACATCCCGTTTGTTTCGCAGCGTGAAAATCGCTCGGTAGTTTTGCTGGTTGATAACTCTTACAGCATGCAATACGACAACCGCTTTGAGGAAGCGCGGCGTGCAGTGCGTGGCAAGCTTGCAGAAGCTGCCGGCGAAGATGAGTTTTCCATTATCCAGTTTGCCGCCCAAACGCAGCAACTCACCCCATTGTCTTCTGATATCGTATTGCACGAGAATGTGGTTGATAATGTGCTTGCGACGGGATATCAGACAACTGACTTCTATCAACCCCTGCGATTGGCAGAAGAAGTGCTTTCAGAGGCGCGTCATCAGATGCGGCACATTGTCCTGATCTCCGATTTACAACTGGGCGGATGGAAAGGTGCGTTCGAAAACTGGAAGCTGGATCCCGATATTTCTTTTGAGGTGGTAGACCTGCGAGCGCAAGCTCCCTCTAACCTTTACGTTGAAGATTTTAATATCTCCGAAAAGCGGTCTGCCGCCGGCCTGATCCACCGGTTTGATACACGCCTTGGGTCAACCGGTGACGCCGCGTCATCACCGGCAACGGTTGAACTTGCCATTGACGGAGCGGAAGTGGATGCCTCTGAATTGCCGGCCGCTGCCTCTCGCCGTTCCTCTTTTCAATACAGCGCCCCGCGTGAAGGCGTCTTCCAGGGACAGGTGAGTCTGCCCGGTGATGCGCTCCCTGCAGATGATAGCCGCTATTTTACATTTAATGTAGAAGGCCGGCCCTCACTTCTCGGTCTCGGCAGTAACCGCAGGAATGCCGGCCACGCGGTTTATTACCTGGACCGCGCCTTCAATCAGGGCGATCAAGCAATCTACAATTTTAACACCCAGGCATCGGGCAACGTGACCCGCGCCCAACTGCGAGATATCAGTGCCGTTTTCATTTCTTCGGGTAACCCGCTCGAACGCGAAATTAACACCTTGAAGGCCTATGTTGAAGGAGGGGGGAGTCTCATCGTTTCGTTTGGTGAGCAGGCTACCGTGGCCGCGTTTTCCCGTTTGCTGCAAGCCCTTGAGTTAGGCTCAGTATAA